One window of the Lactococcus lactis genome contains the following:
- a CDS encoding energy-coupling factor ABC transporter ATP-binding protein — protein MNKILEVENLVFKYEKESDVNQLNGVSFSITKGEWVSIIGQNGSGKSTTARLIDGLFEEFEGKVKIDGELLTAENVWNLRRKIGMVFQNPDNQFVGATVEDDVAFGMENQGIPREEMIKRVDEALLAVNMLDFKTREPARLSGGQKQRVAVAGIIALRPEIIILDESTSMLDPTGRQEIMRVIHEIKEKYQLTVLSITHDLDEAASSDRILVMKAGEIIKEAAPSELFATSEDMVEIGLDVPFSSNLMKDLRKNGFDLPEKYLSEDELVELLADKLR, from the coding sequence ATGAATAAAATTCTCGAAGTAGAAAATTTAGTTTTTAAATATGAAAAAGAAAGCGATGTAAATCAGCTTAATGGTGTTTCCTTTTCGATTACAAAAGGGGAATGGGTTTCGATTATTGGCCAAAATGGTTCTGGTAAATCGACGACTGCTCGACTGATTGATGGTCTTTTTGAAGAATTTGAAGGAAAAGTCAAAATTGATGGAGAACTTTTGACTGCTGAAAATGTCTGGAATCTTCGTCGAAAGATTGGGATGGTTTTTCAAAATCCGGATAACCAATTTGTTGGGGCAACGGTTGAAGATGATGTCGCTTTTGGTATGGAAAATCAAGGAATTCCACGGGAAGAGATGATTAAACGAGTTGACGAAGCTTTGCTTGCTGTCAATATGCTTGATTTCAAAACCCGCGAACCCGCGAGACTTTCTGGTGGACAAAAGCAAAGGGTAGCTGTGGCCGGAATTATTGCTTTGCGACCTGAAATCATTATTCTTGATGAATCAACCTCAATGCTTGATCCGACCGGGCGTCAAGAGATTATGCGCGTGATTCATGAAATTAAAGAGAAATATCAACTGACCGTTTTATCTATTACTCATGACCTTGATGAAGCAGCAAGCTCTGACCGAATTTTAGTGATGAAAGCAGGAGAAATAATTAAGGAAGCGGCACCGTCTGAACTCTTTGCAACGAGTGAGGATATGGTTGAAATTGGACTAGATGTTCCCTTCTCTTCAAATTTAATGAAAGACCTGCGAAAAAATGGCTTTGATTTACCAGAAAAGTATCTGTCAGAAGACGAATTGGTAGAGCTTTTGGCTGATAAGTTGCGCTAA
- the nrdG gene encoding anaerobic ribonucleoside-triphosphate reductase activating protein, which produces MSMNNPKPGEWRADELSQNYIADYKPFNFVDGEGVRCSLYVSGCMFHCEGCYNQATWSFRYGTPYTKELEDKIMADLAQPYVQGLTLLGGEPFLNTTFLIPLLKRIRRELPDKDIWSWTGYTWEEMLLETDDKLEMLDLLDILVDGRFELSKKNLMLQFRGSSNQRIIDVPKSRKQGQVVIWEKLNDGEKTFEQIHKEKLI; this is translated from the coding sequence ATAAGTATGAACAATCCAAAACCAGGAGAATGGAGAGCTGATGAACTCTCACAAAATTATATTGCAGATTATAAACCCTTCAATTTCGTTGATGGTGAAGGGGTGCGCTGCTCACTCTATGTGAGCGGTTGTATGTTTCATTGCGAGGGCTGCTATAATCAAGCCACTTGGTCATTTCGTTATGGAACGCCCTATACCAAAGAGCTTGAAGATAAAATTATGGCTGACCTTGCTCAGCCTTATGTCCAAGGACTGACGCTTCTTGGTGGGGAACCTTTCTTGAATACGACATTTTTGATTCCTTTGCTCAAACGGATTCGTCGTGAGTTACCGGATAAAGATATTTGGTCATGGACAGGTTATACATGGGAAGAGATGCTACTTGAAACAGATGACAAATTAGAAATGCTTGATTTGTTAGATATTTTAGTTGACGGTCGTTTTGAATTATCAAAGAAAAACTTAATGCTCCAATTCCGTGGGTCATCAAATCAGCGGATTATCGATGTACCAAAATCTCGAAAACAAGGACAAGTTGTCATTTGGGAAAAACTCAATGATGGTGAAAAAACTTTTGAACAAATTCATAAAGAAAAATTAATTTAA
- a CDS encoding energy-coupling factor ABC transporter ATP-binding protein has translation MIKFEKVNYTYQPNSPFASRALFDIDLEVKKGSYTALIGHTGSGKSTLLQHLNGLLQPTQGTVRVGDIVVTSTSKQKEIKPVRKKVGVVFQFPESQLFEETVLKDVAFGPQNFGISKEEAEKIAAEKLEMVGLSKEFWEKSPFELSGGQMRRVAIAGILAMEPEVLVLDEPTAGLDPKARIEMMKLFESIHQTGQTVVLVTHLMDDVADYADYVYLLEKGHIISCGTPSDVFQEVDFLKAHELGVPKATHFADQLQKTGAYTFEKLPITRAELVNLLTSLSVKSGGEN, from the coding sequence ATGATTAAATTTGAAAAAGTAAATTATACTTATCAGCCCAACAGTCCCTTTGCCAGTCGTGCCCTTTTTGACATTGATTTAGAAGTCAAAAAAGGAAGTTACACGGCTTTGATTGGGCATACTGGTTCTGGTAAATCGACACTTTTGCAACATCTGAATGGATTGTTGCAGCCTACACAAGGGACGGTTAGAGTAGGTGATATTGTTGTCACTTCAACAAGTAAACAAAAAGAGATTAAACCTGTCCGCAAAAAAGTAGGTGTAGTCTTTCAATTTCCTGAAAGCCAACTTTTTGAAGAAACGGTTTTAAAAGATGTCGCTTTTGGACCACAAAACTTTGGAATTTCAAAAGAAGAAGCTGAGAAAATTGCTGCTGAGAAACTGGAAATGGTCGGTCTTTCAAAAGAATTTTGGGAAAAATCTCCTTTTGAACTTTCAGGAGGACAAATGCGTCGTGTGGCCATTGCTGGGATTCTCGCGATGGAACCAGAAGTTTTGGTACTTGATGAACCAACAGCGGGCCTTGACCCAAAAGCTAGAATTGAGATGATGAAACTTTTTGAGAGTATTCATCAGACGGGTCAAACCGTTGTTTTAGTCACTCATTTAATGGATGACGTGGCCGATTATGCTGACTATGTTTATCTTCTTGAAAAAGGACATATTATCAGCTGTGGTACTCCGTCAGATGTTTTTCAAGAAGTTGATTTTTTGAAAGCACATGAATTGGGAGTGCCAAAAGCGACTCATTTTGCTGACCAACTTCAAAAAACAGGAGCCTATACTTTTGAAAAATTGCCAATCACACGAGCTGAACTTGTTAATTTACTGACAAGTCTGTCAGTAAAATCAGGAGGTGAAAACTGA
- a CDS encoding LysM peptidoglycan-binding domain-containing protein: MPVSRIKVKNRHLKKKAKKPLAFYKPATKFAGAVLIAGTLTTTHELLLQQTSPMVQAATNSTEAFIESIAASAKPVADSNGLYPSVMIAQAILESNWGSSQLSRAPYYNLFGIQGTYQGKSVVFKTQEYLNGKWVTKDMPFRVYPSFNQSFQDNAYVLKTTNFGNGPYYAKAWRANAATYQAATAALTGKYATDPNYGASLNRIISQYNLTRFDGASSAGTSNSGGSTATNTNNNSNTSSTTYTVKSGDTLWGISQKYGISVAQIQSANNLKSTVIYIGQKLVLTTSSSSSNTNSSTSSGNSAGTTTPTTSVTPAKPASQTTIKVKSGDTLWGLSVKYKTTIAQLKSWNHLNSDTIFIGQNLIVSQSAGSSSSSTGSSSASTSSTSNSSAASNTSIHKVVKGDTLWGLSQKSGSPIASIKAWNHLSSDTILIGQYLRIK; the protein is encoded by the coding sequence ATGCCAGTTTCTCGTATTAAAGTTAAAAATAGACATTTAAAAAAGAAAGCCAAAAAACCACTGGCTTTTTATAAACCAGCGACCAAATTTGCTGGCGCTGTTCTCATTGCAGGAACTTTGACGACCACTCATGAGCTTTTGCTCCAACAAACAAGCCCAATGGTTCAGGCTGCAACCAATTCGACAGAAGCTTTTATTGAAAGTATTGCTGCATCAGCAAAACCAGTTGCCGATAGTAATGGTCTTTATCCTTCAGTTATGATTGCTCAAGCTATTTTGGAAAGTAACTGGGGTTCAAGCCAACTTTCTCGTGCCCCCTATTATAATTTATTCGGTATTCAAGGAACTTATCAAGGAAAAAGCGTTGTTTTTAAAACTCAAGAATATCTCAATGGTAAATGGGTCACAAAAGATATGCCATTTAGGGTTTATCCTTCCTTTAATCAAAGTTTCCAAGATAATGCTTATGTTTTAAAAACTACAAACTTTGGAAATGGTCCTTATTATGCTAAAGCTTGGCGAGCAAACGCGGCAACCTATCAAGCGGCAACCGCAGCCTTAACAGGAAAATATGCAACTGACCCTAATTATGGTGCTTCCCTGAATCGAATTATTTCTCAATATAATTTGACTCGTTTTGACGGTGCTTCTTCTGCTGGTACTTCTAATTCCGGTGGTTCAACAGCTACAAATACCAATAATAATTCAAATACAAGCTCAACCACTTATACAGTTAAATCTGGCGATACACTTTGGGGAATTTCGCAAAAATATGGAATTAGTGTTGCTCAAATTCAAAGCGCAAACAATCTTAAAAGTACAGTCATCTATATTGGGCAAAAGCTTGTATTGACAACTTCAAGTTCTTCGTCTAATACAAATAGTTCAACTTCTTCAGGAAATTCTGCCGGAACTACAACGCCTACTACTTCGGTCACTCCTGCCAAACCAGCTTCACAGACGACGATTAAGGTTAAATCTGGTGATACGCTTTGGGGACTCTCTGTCAAATATAAAACGACGATTGCTCAACTCAAGAGTTGGAATCATTTGAATTCTGATACAATTTTCATTGGACAAAACTTGATTGTTTCACAATCTGCCGGTTCTTCAAGTTCTTCAACAGGTTCAAGCTCAGCCTCTACGAGTTCAACTTCTAACTCTTCTGCAGCTTCAAATACCTCTATCCATAAGGTTGTTAAAGGAGATACGCTTTGGGGACTTTCACAAAAATCTGGTAGCCCAATTGCTTCAATTAAGGCTTGGAATCATTTATCAAGTGATACCATTTTAATTGGTCAATATCTTCGTATTAAATAA
- the eno gene encoding phosphopyruvate hydratase, which yields MTVTIENIHAREIFDSRGNPTVEVDVRLTDGTLGRAAVPSGASTGDREAVELRDGGDRLQGKGVSKAVANVNGEIYEALKGQSPFNQAKLDHLMIELDGTKNKSRLGANAILGVSMAISRAAANSENIPLYRYLGGVDLELPQPFFNVINGGVHADSGIDVQEFLITPVKRDSFRDGLEKIANIYHTLKKILADKGLETAVGDEGGFAPKLGSTENAIATLYQAIESAGYVPGEEIAIAIDPASSEFYDDKEKVYRFEGQKLTSKELLTYYENLVEKYPALISIEDGFSEHDWDGFAAQTKAQGQKIQLVGDDIFVTNPEIFKEGIKKGVANAILIKLNQIGTVTEAIEAISLARKAGYKTMISHRSGETVDSYIADFAVAMHAGQIKTGSMARSERVEKYNQFLRIEEELGKDVALASFPE from the coding sequence ATGACAGTCACAATCGAAAACATCCACGCAAGAGAAATTTTTGATTCTAGAGGAAATCCAACCGTTGAGGTAGATGTTAGATTAACAGATGGAACATTAGGACGCGCAGCAGTACCCTCAGGAGCATCAACCGGAGACCGCGAAGCAGTTGAATTAAGAGATGGTGGAGACCGCCTTCAAGGAAAAGGCGTTTCTAAAGCCGTCGCAAATGTCAATGGCGAAATTTATGAAGCCTTGAAAGGACAATCACCATTTAATCAAGCAAAATTAGATCATCTGATGATTGAACTTGACGGGACAAAAAATAAATCTCGTTTAGGGGCTAATGCAATTTTAGGGGTTTCAATGGCCATTTCTCGTGCGGCAGCGAATAGTGAAAATATTCCACTCTATCGCTATCTTGGTGGAGTTGATTTGGAACTTCCACAACCATTTTTCAATGTCATTAATGGTGGAGTACATGCCGATTCAGGAATTGACGTTCAAGAATTTTTGATTACACCAGTCAAACGGGACAGCTTTCGCGATGGTTTAGAAAAAATTGCAAATATCTACCATACTCTGAAGAAAATTTTAGCTGACAAAGGGCTAGAAACAGCCGTAGGCGATGAAGGTGGCTTTGCCCCTAAACTTGGTTCTACTGAAAATGCAATTGCTACACTTTATCAAGCAATTGAAAGTGCAGGATATGTTCCTGGTGAAGAAATTGCGATTGCCATTGACCCAGCTTCAAGTGAATTTTATGATGATAAAGAAAAAGTTTATCGTTTTGAAGGGCAAAAATTGACTTCTAAAGAACTATTGACTTACTATGAAAATTTAGTTGAAAAATATCCAGCACTTATTTCCATTGAAGATGGATTTTCTGAACATGACTGGGATGGCTTTGCAGCTCAAACGAAAGCTCAAGGTCAAAAAATTCAATTAGTAGGTGATGATATTTTTGTGACAAATCCTGAAATTTTCAAAGAAGGAATTAAAAAAGGTGTAGCAAATGCTATTTTGATTAAACTTAATCAAATCGGAACAGTAACTGAAGCGATTGAAGCCATTAGTTTAGCGAGAAAAGCAGGCTATAAGACAATGATTTCTCATCGTTCAGGTGAAACAGTTGATAGCTACATTGCCGATTTTGCGGTAGCCATGCATGCTGGCCAAATAAAAACAGGTTCAATGGCTCGAAGTGAACGGGTTGAAAAATATAATCAATTCTTGCGAATTGAAGAAGAATTAGGAAAAGATGTAGCTCTTGCTAGTTTTCCAGAATAG
- the dapD gene encoding 2,3,4,5-tetrahydropyridine-2,6-dicarboxylate N-acetyltransferase yields the protein MEAQKLSAQEIIQFIGNAEKKTRVKVTLSGMPSFKAAGFLAENGRPNFKALANKGIQVLGDFHTHYSLKIIIGDWQEVRPLLSGLTENKDYTLELEGRNSAVPLLDTRETNARIEPGAIIRDQVTIGDSAVIMMGAIINIGAEIGEGTMIDMGAILGGRATVGKNSHIGAGAVLAGVIEPASAEPVRVGDNVLVGANAVVIEGVQVGSGSVVAAGAIVTQDVPENVVVAGVPARIIKEIDEKTQQKTALEDALRNL from the coding sequence ATGGAAGCACAAAAACTATCAGCACAAGAAATAATTCAATTTATCGGGAACGCTGAGAAAAAAACACGTGTCAAGGTAACCTTATCAGGAATGCCTAGTTTTAAAGCAGCTGGTTTTCTTGCTGAAAATGGGCGTCCAAATTTTAAGGCACTAGCCAATAAAGGAATCCAAGTTCTGGGAGATTTTCACACACATTACAGCTTAAAAATTATCATTGGAGATTGGCAAGAAGTACGTCCATTGCTTTCTGGCTTGACTGAGAATAAAGATTACACCCTAGAACTTGAAGGCCGAAATTCAGCTGTGCCTCTCCTTGATACCAGAGAAACCAATGCTCGAATTGAGCCAGGAGCAATTATTCGTGACCAAGTAACTATTGGCGATAGTGCGGTCATTATGATGGGCGCTATCATCAATATCGGAGCTGAAATTGGTGAAGGCACAATGATTGATATGGGGGCAATTTTGGGTGGCCGTGCGACGGTTGGTAAGAACTCTCATATTGGTGCTGGAGCTGTTTTGGCTGGTGTTATTGAGCCTGCAAGTGCTGAACCTGTTCGTGTTGGGGATAATGTCCTTGTGGGAGCCAATGCTGTTGTAATCGAAGGAGTACAAGTCGGTTCAGGTTCTGTTGTTGCAGCAGGGGCAATTGTTACCCAAGATGTTCCAGAAAACGTTGTTGTTGCTGGTGTTCCAGCTCGAATTATCAAAGAAATAGATGAAAAAACACAACAAAAAACGGCTTTAGAAGATGCCCTTAGAAATTTGTAA
- the nrdD gene encoding anaerobic ribonucleoside-triphosphate reductase, which produces MKSEVKYQDVTLEEINVIKRDGRSVKFNSEKIFDALTKAAKKVELTDMSVLSELTDRVVSEIFTRFSENVKIYEIQSIVEQELLESGETQLAEEYISYRANRDLARTKATDINFTIEKLINRDQTVVNENANKDSNVFNTQRDLTAGAVSKAIGLKLLPPHVANAHQKGDIHYHDLDYSPFTTMANCCLIDFKNMFENGFKLGNAQVDSPKSIQTATAQASQIIANVASSQYGGCSFDRADEVLAPYAKLNYKKHLKDAQKWIDGAEKQEAYAREKTAKDIYDAMQSLEYEINTLFTSNGQTPFVTVGFGLGDDWYAREIQKAILNVRIGGLGSEHRTAIFPKLIFTLKRGLNLEVGTPNYDIKELALECSTKRMYPDILSYDKIVELTGSFKASMGCRSFLQGWKDENGNDVTAGRNNLGVVTVNLPRIALEAAGNKEKFWEIFNERIEIAHDALAFRVERAKEAQPKNAPILFMNGALGRLDAEGSVDELYNKERATVSLGYIGLYEVATTFYGPTWENNPEAKAFTIEIVKRMHEDCEDWSKASGYHYSVYSTPSESLTDRFCRMDKEKFGSVADITDKDYYTNSFHYDVRKNPTPFEKLEFEKDYPVYANGGFIHYCEYPVLQQNPKALEAVWDFAYDRIGYLGTNAPIDHCYACGFEGDFAATERGFKCPQCGNDDPKTCDVVKRTCGYLGNPQARPMVHGRHKEISSRVKHMNGSVGALNDGNLIDSVEVDEAKSKYFAEK; this is translated from the coding sequence ATGAAAAGTGAAGTAAAATATCAAGATGTAACACTAGAAGAAATTAATGTGATAAAGCGTGACGGACGCTCAGTGAAATTTAACAGTGAGAAAATTTTTGATGCTTTGACTAAAGCGGCTAAAAAAGTCGAACTGACAGATATGTCGGTTCTTTCAGAACTTACTGACAGAGTAGTCAGTGAAATCTTTACTCGTTTTTCTGAAAATGTCAAAATTTATGAAATTCAATCGATTGTTGAGCAAGAACTCCTTGAGTCTGGTGAAACTCAATTGGCTGAAGAATATATCTCTTATCGTGCTAACCGTGATTTGGCCCGTACCAAAGCAACGGATATCAATTTCACGATTGAAAAATTAATTAATCGCGACCAAACTGTCGTTAATGAAAATGCCAATAAAGATTCTAACGTTTTCAATACTCAACGTGATTTGACAGCTGGTGCGGTTTCCAAAGCAATTGGTTTGAAACTTCTTCCGCCACATGTGGCAAACGCTCACCAAAAGGGTGATATTCATTATCATGACCTTGATTATAGTCCATTTACTACAATGGCTAACTGTTGTTTGATTGACTTTAAAAATATGTTTGAAAATGGTTTTAAACTTGGAAATGCGCAAGTAGATTCGCCAAAATCAATTCAAACAGCAACTGCGCAAGCCAGTCAAATCATCGCTAATGTGGCTAGTTCACAATATGGTGGTTGTTCATTTGATCGTGCCGATGAAGTATTGGCGCCTTACGCGAAATTAAATTATAAAAAACATTTAAAAGATGCACAAAAATGGATTGATGGTGCTGAAAAACAAGAAGCTTATGCTCGTGAAAAAACAGCCAAAGATATCTATGATGCAATGCAATCTTTAGAATATGAAATTAATACTTTGTTTACTTCAAATGGTCAAACGCCTTTTGTAACAGTTGGTTTTGGTCTTGGAGACGATTGGTATGCGCGTGAAATTCAAAAAGCAATTTTGAATGTCCGGATTGGTGGTTTAGGTTCAGAACACCGTACTGCTATTTTCCCTAAATTAATTTTCACACTCAAACGTGGTCTTAACCTCGAAGTAGGGACACCAAACTATGACATCAAAGAACTTGCGCTTGAATGTTCAACAAAACGGATGTACCCTGATATTTTGAGCTATGATAAAATTGTTGAATTAACAGGTTCATTTAAAGCTTCAATGGGTTGTCGTTCATTCTTGCAAGGCTGGAAAGATGAAAATGGGAATGACGTGACTGCTGGACGTAATAATCTTGGAGTTGTTACAGTTAACCTTCCACGTATTGCTCTTGAAGCCGCTGGAAATAAAGAAAAATTCTGGGAAATCTTCAATGAAAGAATTGAAATTGCTCATGATGCCCTTGCTTTTCGTGTTGAACGTGCTAAAGAAGCACAACCTAAAAATGCACCTATTCTCTTTATGAATGGTGCATTGGGACGTCTTGATGCCGAAGGTTCAGTTGATGAATTGTACAATAAAGAACGTGCAACTGTAAGTTTAGGTTACATTGGACTTTATGAAGTGGCGACTACTTTTTATGGCCCAACTTGGGAAAATAATCCTGAAGCTAAAGCTTTTACAATTGAAATTGTGAAACGAATGCATGAAGATTGTGAAGATTGGTCTAAAGCCTCTGGTTATCATTATTCTGTTTATTCAACACCGTCAGAAAGTTTAACTGACCGTTTCTGCCGAATGGATAAAGAAAAATTCGGTTCAGTTGCAGATATTACTGACAAAGATTACTATACTAATTCTTTCCATTATGATGTGCGTAAAAATCCAACTCCATTTGAAAAATTAGAGTTTGAAAAAGACTATCCTGTTTATGCCAATGGTGGATTCATTCATTACTGTGAATATCCTGTTCTTCAACAAAATCCGAAAGCTCTTGAAGCAGTCTGGGACTTTGCCTACGATCGTATTGGATATCTTGGAACAAATGCACCAATTGACCACTGCTATGCTTGTGGCTTTGAAGGAGATTTTGCGGCAACGGAACGTGGATTTAAATGTCCACAATGTGGCAATGATGATCCTAAAACCTGTGACGTTGTCAAAAGAACTTGTGGATATCTTGGAAATCCGCAAGCACGTCCAATGGTTCATGGTCGTCACAAAGAAATTTCATCACGTGTAAAACATATGAATGGTTCTGTCGGAGCTTTGAACGATGGAAATTTGATTGATTCAGTCGAAGTTGACGAAGCAAAATCAAAATATTTTGCGGAGAAATAA
- a CDS encoding energy-coupling factor transporter transmembrane component T family protein: MQNMLMGRYIPGDSIIHRMDPRSKLLVMIAFVVIIFLAHDWLGYLLLVLYTLAGVLLSKISVSYFLKGLRPMIGLILFTVIFQMLFTNGQHVIFSLWFIKISTESLINAVYIFFRFVLIIFMSTILTLTTPPLTLADGIEKGLGPLKKIKVPVHELGLMLSISLRFIPTLMDDTTMIMNAQKARGMDFGEGNLLKKIKSVIPILIPLFVSSFRRADDLAVAMESRGYQGGDGRTKYRQLKWKMRDSLLVVSIIIMTILLILWSKVS, encoded by the coding sequence ATGCAAAATATGCTGATGGGACGTTATATTCCAGGTGATAGTATCATTCACCGCATGGACCCGCGTTCAAAACTTTTGGTGATGATTGCTTTTGTTGTCATTATCTTTTTGGCTCACGATTGGTTAGGTTATCTTCTTTTAGTGCTTTACACTTTAGCGGGTGTTTTATTATCCAAAATTTCAGTTTCCTATTTTTTAAAAGGCCTACGGCCAATGATTGGTTTAATTCTGTTCACAGTTATTTTCCAAATGCTTTTTACTAATGGTCAGCATGTCATTTTTAGTCTATGGTTTATCAAAATTTCAACAGAATCTTTGATTAATGCTGTTTATATTTTCTTTCGTTTTGTCTTGATTATTTTTATGTCAACAATTTTGACGCTGACCACGCCACCATTGACCTTGGCTGATGGAATCGAAAAAGGCTTAGGACCTTTGAAAAAAATCAAAGTCCCTGTTCACGAATTAGGTTTGATGTTATCTATTTCTTTACGCTTTATTCCAACATTAATGGATGACACAACAATGATTATGAATGCTCAAAAAGCCAGAGGAATGGATTTTGGTGAAGGAAATTTACTGAAAAAAATTAAATCAGTCATTCCAATTTTAATTCCATTATTTGTCAGTTCTTTCCGCCGTGCGGATGACTTAGCAGTCGCAATGGAAAGCAGAGGCTATCAAGGGGGAGATGGACGTACAAAATACCGTCAACTCAAATGGAAAATGCGAGATAGCTTGCTCGTTGTATCTATTATCATAATGACAATTTTACTTATTTTATGGTCAAAAGTTTCCTAA
- a CDS encoding DUF2325 domain-containing protein: protein MKTLLVLCEVKYWHDFREGLAKVGVSFLGFDKKKPNRFEIDQLVAKADFVVMRNRNVAHHSVQFAKEACKATDTPFWISSNFGLETIIKQLSQTFPDESFESTDQNKKSKRKIENRVIPKQNSLAESAQSKESQNYLKGKKKHLPLKSALKDFKITDDEPDFTKLFKK, encoded by the coding sequence ATGAAAACACTACTTGTTCTATGTGAAGTTAAATATTGGCATGATTTTAGAGAGGGCTTGGCAAAAGTTGGCGTTTCTTTTCTTGGTTTTGATAAGAAAAAACCTAATCGATTTGAGATTGACCAACTTGTTGCCAAAGCTGATTTCGTCGTTATGAGAAACCGAAATGTGGCTCATCATTCAGTTCAATTTGCTAAAGAAGCTTGTAAAGCAACCGATACACCCTTTTGGATTAGTAGTAATTTCGGTTTAGAAACCATTATCAAGCAACTTTCTCAAACTTTTCCAGATGAATCTTTTGAAAGCACCGACCAAAATAAGAAAAGCAAAAGAAAAATTGAAAATAGAGTTATACCAAAGCAAAATTCTTTAGCCGAAAGTGCCCAAAGCAAAGAAAGTCAAAATTATTTAAAAGGAAAAAAGAAACATCTCCCTCTAAAATCGGCGCTAAAAGATTTCAAAATTACTGACGACGAACCAGATTTTACAAAATTATTTAAAAAATAA
- a CDS encoding DUF6036 family nucleotidyltransferase gives MDYHQLFSRLNEKLSEENLQLHLHCVGGFVLEYYGMKATEDIDAFYESTEKVEKIIQEIGEEFHVGTSNEPWLSQAVGEVMSHSKTDETIIFVESHLTVGLSSLESILIDKIQAGRTKDVPDIAKIMKKLKIESPDPLLERFKHTDGSADPAVILEAFSLAYGEEALKNYLRKNPKILRLLQ, from the coding sequence TTGGATTATCATCAATTATTTTCCCGCTTGAACGAAAAACTTTCAGAAGAAAATTTGCAACTTCACTTACATTGTGTTGGTGGTTTCGTCCTTGAATACTATGGAATGAAGGCAACAGAGGATATAGATGCCTTTTATGAAAGTACCGAAAAAGTTGAAAAAATCATTCAAGAAATTGGTGAAGAATTTCATGTCGGAACCTCTAATGAACCTTGGTTGAGTCAAGCAGTCGGCGAAGTCATGTCTCATTCAAAAACAGATGAAACAATTATTTTTGTGGAAAGTCATTTGACTGTTGGTCTGTCATCACTCGAATCTATTCTTATCGATAAAATACAGGCTGGCCGAACCAAAGATGTTCCAGACATCGCAAAAATAATGAAAAAATTAAAAATTGAAAGCCCAGATCCTCTCTTAGAACGATTTAAACATACAGATGGTTCAGCAGACCCAGCGGTCATTTTAGAGGCTTTTAGTTTAGCTTACGGCGAAGAAGCCTTAAAAAATTATTTACGAAAAAATCCAAAAATACTGAGGTTATTGCAATGA